CTTAGTGGAGGAATTGAAAACTAATACCTTAAGTACTGTTATAGCCTGCATTTGGAAAATTATGTACTCCCAGCCATGAAACATAATGCTGAGTTGACAGAGCAGTTCATACTGGGATGTAATCGGAGCTGTCCTCCAAACTATAACATCATACAGTTGGAGCCTAACCGAGGCATGTCAGGAAGCACATTCGCGTGTACGAGAACATACAGATGCATGAGTAGAGTGGAGCTCGACATCCGAGGCATGTTAGAAAGGATATTAATTTGTACGAGAACAAACAGAGATATGAGTGGCGTGGAACGATCGATATAATTCCTTTTTTCCGCAGTCTATAAATTcagaaacaattataaaactacAAAGGACAAAATCAATAAGATCTAGCTccaaatatactttaaaaaaaggaaaagggagcACTGTTCTAGAGTAACTGAGTTTGACTTATATTCCTGCCTGGAAGATAGACGGAATCTTTTAAAGAATAATGCCAAGATACTTAACATCTTCATAGAACTCAGATTAGAAACCTATTCCTTTTTGAGAATGAACTTGTAGTCTTTAGGATGAGTGGTTTTCTAAATTATGCCATTCACTGATGCTAAGCTGGttttacacaattattttttctctggcggaaatcgaacccgcaacccttagACTGATAGTTCAGCATACTATCATCAAGTCTATCAGGGCATCATTCTGCAAAGTCCTAGCTATTGTTGCACTTCCAATGATATCTCGTATATTTGTCATGCACACTTTTAGTTTGTTCATATTCTAAAGGAGTTCGAAGAAAATTAGTCGTCGTGTAGcaaattcgacaatttcttTAGCACTATTCAACTAAGATGTCTTGAACTAtagtttttttctatggaaGCTTCTTCGCATTCTATGGTGGCCACACGATGGGGAGAATCTCCTTCTACCGGCAATACTGGAGATTTGCAAGCTGGCGAATGGGAATCATGTACAGACACAAAAGAATCTAGGCTATCAGCTGTCGAGCGTATGTACAATCCTCAGAGGTCGTTTAAGTAACTCCAAAGATTTTCTTTCGGATATTATAGCCTGCATATCTATGTCTTCCGGGACATTATATTGATGAGCAAACATACGCCTGTCTCCTATGGCTGGTTTCTTTTCTGGCTTTTTGGTTtctatttaggtttatttttcatCATCCAAACTGCGTGCCTAAGTAATGATGCTTCGATCGAGTTTTTTCCAAACTACTTGACTTTCCATCAATGTTCTTATGATGTACTACAGGATCcctcaatatttttattcatttcctGGCTCtatgctatttttttttggtgacttTATGATCATGTCATTCTCCGATCCTCAAAACTGCGACTGCGACCCTCATCAAATATAAAACTGAATTTTACCAAGGAATTATCAAGATTTCCGGGAGCTTTAGCTATCAAGACATGATCTTCGGCTCTGCTTTTGAATTCGGTTTCTATAATTAGTTTGTCTTCTTCGGTCTTTAGAAGAATTTTTGTCTTCTGGACTTAACATGGTAATAGTTTGCTTCATAGCTTATTCACACAAATTTTGTTGTCTCTCTTTACGCTTGGCTTCTGTTTCTTCCTGGATTTTACTCTTATCCTTGCTTAAACGACGTGTTTCTACAGAATGTGGCCTTTATTTGGGGCTTGTTTTCTTTGCTTTTCCACCATCTTTCTTAATATCATCGGCACTAGTTCTACGTGATTCTGGACGAGATCTTGATAGTccagttttgatttttatacctgTTTCCCCAAAACCCAAATCTTAACCGGTGCTCTCAATACTGCTGGCTCTTGATACTCCTGGAGGAGTCCAATCTCTAAACTTGTATGTTAAATGGTCTCCAATCTTGAGTTTCATTTCTGATTTattatactcttcaccttcgtgagaagagtatatataagtttgttattccgtttgcaatttccacaatataattttccgaccctataaagtatatatattctggatccttatatatagcggagtcgattaagccatgtccgtctgtctgtcgaaatccattttctgaagaccccatttatcttcgggatccaaatcttcagacatgctttcgagaagtttcctatttaaaatcagcaaaatcggtccacaaatggctgagatatgaggaaaaaaccatggacaacctcgattttttacctatatctggattactaagtcattaataaaaacaatatggatatctaatgatagatatttcaaagacctttaagCTCTGCTTTAAGGTTTACGTTTTCAGAGGATTTCAATACTAAAGAAACTTGATTTTCATTTgaaacacacattttttaacaaattaatttaaaaattttcaactaaaaaactgaaagaaatatttgaaaatattaagtgTAACCATTACTATTATTCTGATTGTAAACAAACagttgtaagtttttttttgttaaatttgttcatCTTTTGGAATAAGGAGACAAAGTAACTAAAACCTATATTGTGCAGCGTAACCAttgctttttttttataaatttataaacatttttggcaacattttttttgtgttaaatgtttttttcttaatcggtttctttttcattttagcCGCTGATATACCACGCTGCCATCCGGGTGATACAGATTGTGTGGTGCGTACctctttaaatttaatacgTCAACATGCGCGCAATGGTTATCCGGCTGCAGCATTTCCCACTGTTGAACCATTCCATTTGAAACAATTCGATATCTCAGATGGTCGTGGTGGTTcgttaagtttaaaattaaatttccgcGATGTTGATGTTGTGGGCCTGTCTGGTGTGAATTTCGATCGTGCTGTGTAagtatttatttcaatgtattttatttatatttttgggtggatttttttttgtttgtttttttttggaatatcaaaggcggttttttttaatatgtgtaTGTTTTTGCTTGGGGAACAAAAGTATCACAGTAAATTCCTGCATTCTTAAGATTTTAAGGAATAAGTTAAAGAGTCTGCGGCAGCGTATGGAGCttgacaacaaaatttaattttagaattttatgttGGCTTGGGTTGCaagtagttttttgttttgaaagatattaagaatataaaatgtgtaaaataaaagGCTTCTCTAACTCTTCCTTGTTCAAAcccaaaatattcaaaaaattaatgttttttttcctaataaacaaaataaatttttatttaaaatgaaacctAGTTAGAAACAtagataaaatataaatagagcGAAACGTAAAAATAATCACGAGTGTGATTCTCACATTCTCACCATTTCGATTTTGACAACTTAGTTgtttttgacaggagagtttccgatctatggtTAGAAATATCAAGAATAAATGTATTTACTATTAACATtccattaaaattatatattaattttcttatttccaTTTTCCTTTCAGTGGTTTCGGAGCTGATCCTTCTACCTCCAAATTTGAAATGTATGGCAGCTTCCCAAAAGTCACCATACGTGGCAAGTACACAGCCGATGGCCGTATTTTAATTCTGCCCATACGCGGTGATGGCAATGCTGACATTACCctagaaaattctaaattctCGGTTAAATTCAAGCCCTCTGTGCatcccaaaaatggtaaaacTTATTTGATGGTAGACAAATTGAAAGTGTTGATTGAACCCACAAAGTAAGTTAAACTATTAATAACTAAATgccatttatatttataattttatttaaatttttctcatttaacAGAATGACCATACAATTGACCAACTTATTTAATGGCGATCAGGCTTTGGGCGCTCATATGAATCaatttttgaatgaaaactGGTTCGATGTTTGGTCCGAATTGCAGCCCTCTGTCCACGTGGCCATTTCCGAGGTCATGAAAAGTATATTGACGCCCATTTTCAAGAAGTTCGCTTATGAAGACTTGTATgagaattaaattttatattaaaaattttgtttaactttaagcttgtggaaaaaaaactgtgaatttgtttttaagttaACATTTGTGtggtttattagtttttaaatgattttcattattattattattttttttgttaattttaagcgacaatttataatttccgtatttgcaaaaaaaaaattatcaaaatacgGAAATTTGTTTATACTCATTTATAAATAACTCATAATTATCATACCAcaattatataattataatattagtatttttttttttagttttttatacattaatattaaaaaccatctgttgaataataaaaatattgaatacgaaaagaaaaagaaataaatggtTATCGTTTAACATATTCAAACaaatcaatttaatataattgatgttttatgtttatttatttaaaaatatatttaaatgacTGAAAGGTAAATGATTAAACATAGTTGGTGTGAAAAAAACGGCCAAATTAGATGTTACCCTACAATAAGcaagtttagtttatttaacGGTTGAATACGATGTCcacattattttgattttcaagGATTGGGACAGGAAGAACGAGCTTCCAATAACGACACCGAACTGGCTGTGCGATATTGGAAGCTCGTCAATCAGCTGTAGATGGAAGCACTATCATTAGAAAACCCTCATACTTCTAGGACTCTTAACTAAAATTCATGGAAAAATAACTGGTACACAACCAGCTATCAtcctaaataataaaaaataaatgttgtttatCAATTCGAAAGATTACGGTAACGTTTATTTGTATAACTTCGGtaatgatattttaacaataaaagtaTCATCAATTTCAATCAGACTtaaattacacaggtcaacaaataaagaaaacaattttggtgTCAAGATACAGCTAATGGTCTTGTATTAGGTGTTCATTGGCAACAacaataatgttttttataggGTATATTGATTATGTCAGtacgtttgtaacatatcaaaatatttgtcgcagacccacattagtatatgggagatttcatgtcaagtgaaccaatttttaaaatcgatgtcttccgatcggaatgaaatttgcaccaagattagacctattggatagtaattcagatacaatttttcaacaagatcggtcaagaactctctgagttgacaaacatgtgttttttctcatccatgtaacttattacctattgttcttagcaaaatatgccccaaatagtttagatagctatttcttcaatctttcaaaaaaaaatatttaaaaataataaaaaaaattgaatatttttttgtacgaaatcaaaaacttttttgacttttttttcaaaatggacccttttttcttaaaagaaatctttgatattttccttgaagacctatttggttgcttagtgggatgcgagttcgatatctatcaaaatgttttgtaactcaaaacaagctatttttgactttttttgcaaaatcaaaaacttgacatttttttttcaaaattagcccttttttatttttttttgctcaaaagaaagcttaggtcttttccttgaagacccttttagtcgcttagtgggatgcgagtgggatatctatcaaaataaatattttgtaactcaaaacataaaatttttgaaattattttgccctttttaaaattttttttcgctcaaaagaaagtttattcctttaagagggttttagtcgcttagtgggatatatatcaaactaaatgttttgtaactcaagatatacaattttagatttttttggcaaaatcaaaaacttttttgatttttttttttacaaaatgggcccttttttctatTCCTTtatgagctttttggtctcgtagtgggattcgagtgggatatatatcaaaataaatgttttctaacTCAAGAcgtactatttttgagttaaaacatttattttgatatatatcccactcgaatcccactaccattggttcacttgacatgaaatcccccatatatattgtgggtcctcataagattcgaAGACGATCTggctacagtggtggccaccaatttaagacaaatacttgaatttttttcatcaactgaattttaagtgcgatagagccaaaataaaaggacctctaagggtatgaaatttattattaatgtttatagtttctgaaaaatgtttggaaaaatcggtaaaacatatatggacaaagatatgtggaaatacgttgacccacctcagcgaacatccgctgttaataacatgatatgaccgaaacttcagcatttgtatataaaacaaaagcaaatttttaaaatgtttgatattttgtttttcctatccacatacatacataaatatcactttggtgatgtgatttacaaaattagggcataAATCTTCCTATTAGAGATAAGCGATCCCGTGAAGAACGTCGTAACcagtgaacgtgatttataaatcacagTGACCGTGATCATAATGTTAAGATGTATTCTTTTTAacatcatttttaaatttgctcttatgttaaccaaaaactattgtgtgtatgacttaaaaatgtgggattttttaaaatttttagcttttattttgaaacatttgtacaatataaatttgctatgatctttcccatctttctggcaacatatggattccgaaccaaaagaactgctcttcttttgaggccaagaacaaatcacgCCAATTTCGTTGTCATGTtggaatattactgtttcatgTATGACCGCATTCTCGAAGATTtcactatgcgacaaatagtaGGGTGAGTAATCGGGTTCTGCCCACCGAGAAATGTTAGATCGGTACTGAGGAACTTCGGTTTCTCAATCCCATCCAGTATGGAACCTGTTGATAGGGATAGAGAGGGCGGTGGTGTATACATTCCTGCGTTCGGAATAAGAATATCCTTTAGACTCCCAAATGGATGCAGCATCCTTCAGGCCGAGCAATTAAATACCTGGTAGGTATTAATACAACATCGAATatggtccaggaatgccggacaTCCTTAAATGAGATGGCAAGACATTCGACAGTTGTACTCACATGGGTACGTGGACAATGAGGGCAATTTTATTGCAGATCACTTGGCGGGATGACgaaatagactttttttgtgGAATTCCGTTGTCAACTTGCAAGGAACTGATACATGACACATATTACGAACTTGCCCAAGCAAGGTGGGGTAATGAATCCACCTGTGCCATTACGAGGATGATATGTCCTGCGTTGGACTGTAAACGCACGTCGTATCTACTTCGACTACAACGAATACTACTCAGCAACATGGTGGCGATGATCACAAGACTTGGGTTACCTtaccacgacttctgcagaagttgtcagaATGAGGAAGAAACCATCCCATGATGGTCTGcgttaagctacgtttccgcatacaccgtaatcggcaccgaaaacgaaattccatacatttgcaccgaaaaaaagttcgtttcagaacgattacggtgtatgcggaaacgtagctttagtgGAATTTTAACCTCTTTTCCTCCCATTTCTATATATAGTCAACTCTTGCAAATTTCACTCTTACTCAATCTATAGACTTCCCTTTTCTCCAACTTCTATTTctcttttctttctgttttcattttcttcttcaggtatcacaaagggaacgATTATCACAAGTGAGCTGCACGAGACGAAGGTTTTGGACGGCCGCCTAATTACCATACCATGGTACACAATTGCACTGCTTTtgggtgaatcctgctgctcggaaacgtttttaaattgctgcttaagtaactcccaataattttgcaagctcttgttgagttttacaacaatcttcatggagtaatacctccaattctcagtctgtctgtctatcctgggcgatctttgtcttccgtatcaaaatcaccactttagAACCGCACAAAGCATCTCTCTTACTTTCAAAGTCGGTAAAAATAATTcgtaaaccgaatttttttcacaaattcatTCGGCCCAGACGACTACAGCTctctttattgttttaaatttgtttgatatttaaaaaaatagctgtGCTTAAGGACAGTTGTGACATAACTTTTTGCAAAGATTCCCTGATCCTATTACAACAGggaaatatagttttattttcaatttattttattcattaaaatatattaaatataataatgtgtttatcaaaacaaaacatcatttaaataaataaacaaatttgtttgtttttgaaattagtcttaatttatgtatgtaaatttcttttttttacaactttgaCGTCAATTTGAATGTTTCTTTATTAAAGAATCaagaaatatacataaataattgaAAGGTTCATCTGAAGCTTAACATTTAAAGCTTTctctcttttaaaaaatagtagctTTGATTAAGCCCAGATAGATGTCCAAAGCCTAAAATGCTAAATATTAGAATTGACATACCAAACCTGTAACAGTTGATACTCTTTCCTAAAGGAATGCAGAAAATCATACGCCTGAATATATtcacaaattattttcaaacattaaaGATCagacataaaaataaacaaacaaacaaagatATGGCTAAAATAttatgataataaaataaatgaaatattttatctattttattattatgattcagtttgttatttaaacaatCAATCATCTTTAATAATTCACTTCGTCATCTTGTACTTGTATAGTAAGCAGAATAGAATTGACTGGTTAAACAGCCAAGTATTTCAGACTCTTCTAAAATCCCACCAACATGATCAATAAGTTTTTGTGAATAGTTTTTAACTACAGATCAAAGTCGTTGAATTAAGAGACACATGCTTTAATTTGGCAAACAATTTGTTGGCATTGATAGCTCGTTGACTTCTTAATAGTCATAAATACTTATTCgagtattattttgtttaagttttgcCATATTCTTGTTGAACTCTATTATAGATTTCATTAAATTGTACAAAgtgtttatttatatgtatttatatatttatttatttatattcatgtatattcatgtattttattttactttgttttgtttatttaaatttctttgctAATTTGTTAAGGAATTCTGaaaccagaaaaaaaaattatcataattatgatattttttttgtttaaatcgaTCATCAGCTGGTGTCaagtttaaagaaatttctaGAAGCTTTAGATTTAGAAACGGCAGTTGTAGTAGTTTTTTAATGGTAGTTTAAGTTTTAAGCCTGTTTTATtgcttcttttaaattttaaatagaataaattacaatatatgtataattattgTGGCACAGTGGGACAAATTGAGAAATAAAATGCCTATTTACAAAAAAGCGAATATTTATCAATCAAAATCTTGTTACTAAAAAGCTTATTCAGAAAGATAAGGAAGGCTATAGCCTTCGAAGTAGTATTGTGAAATTTATGGAATGCTTCTATAACGATAGGTTTGAAACAATGTTTGTATTACAATACATTCAAACATCTTCAAAATTATTGTaaagtattgggtgtatgacttaaaaatacgggatttacaatatatggcgTATCCTTTGAACGCGttttttgttcttaataacttttatgGGCAATtacatatcatcgtacgtgacatttgtacgcctatagagtggaatagattttacaaaaataagagtatctgaaaaataatttggtctttatgtcccattcagagggtaccatattttaaaataataaaaagttctttcgaaacattgttgtccaaaatattgagcgaaataagggtatatcgtacgtgacataaaacggaactcattttgaggtacatacatatagaaatatgcgaaaattttcgaatcgtgagaggcgttatgttttcttttaatttcttacactaaacgaaatatttttccttaataatccgtcatatttaaataaaaacaatcttcggatgattttataataaataaaatttaatatcgtacgtgacagatttttctctcaTAATAAAACactatatattctgtaaatatatgtatacaaaaactaaa
The nucleotide sequence above comes from Calliphora vicina chromosome 1, idCalVici1.1, whole genome shotgun sequence. Encoded proteins:
- the LOC135958356 gene encoding protein takeout-like, yielding MSNFAFLCLATISCCMFFFSNTKAASTFPADIPRCHPGDTDCVVRTSLNLIRQHARNGYPAAAFPTVEPFHLKQFDISDGRGGSLSLKLNFRDVDVVGLSGVNFDRAVGFGADPSTSKFEMYGSFPKVTIRGKYTADGRILILPIRGDGNADITLENSKFSVKFKPSVHPKNGKTYLMVDKLKVLIEPTKMTIQLTNLFNGDQALGAHMNQFLNENWFDVWSELQPSVHVAISEVMKSILTPIFKKFAYEDLYEN